The genomic region ACCTCAGAGAGAAAAACGGGAGGATCCGTCTCTGGGACGTGCAACTGttgtgtgttagagtgtgtgtgttcgagtGTGTGTTCTTACCCATGGCGACTCCAGAGAAGTGTATGAGTGTGTCCTCTCCGATCATCACCTCCTCGATCAGCTTGCAGTGCCCAAGCTTCACCAGCTCCGGGTGGTCGAAGGTGGAGGTGATCTCTCCTCCGGTGACGAGAGCGAGGCGCTCCACTCCGGCGAAGTCAGCGTGTTCGATGGCCATGACGCCGGCCTGAGCGAACAGCTGCTCCGGGTAGTTGTAGATCAGCTGtctgcagggagacagaggaaagtTACAGAGGTCAAATAAGCACACATTTTGACTACATTTAAGGGTAAAATGTCCCAAAGATAGTTatatatgctgtgtgtgtgtgtgtgtgtgtgtgtgtgtgtgtgtgtgtgtgtgtgtgtgtgtgtacctgttaaTGAAGCAGTTGATTCCGTGCTTCAGGATGCGGTCGACCTTCTCCttcatcttctctttctctgccatCTCGATCTCTGCCACCTTTGCTGTCGAGTCAACGCGAACCCTGGAGCCGAAGAtctgagagaacacacacacacactaaaataaaaatctgatgCATGcaaactgtctgtctgtataagagtgtgagtgtgtgaatgtacCTTGATCTTGTCGGTGTCCATGCCGGTGTTGGCGAGCAGGATGTTGACGTTCTCCATCCTCTTCGGCTGGTTCACTCCGATCTTCTTGTCCAACAGGAAACCTAAAGACGGAGCaggaattataaataaatcacatgttCTGAGACTTCTGAactacagccaatcagagtcGTGGGTGGTGGTGACGTCACGCTCACCTTCGTCCAGGTACGAGTCGGTGAGGCTGCCCCCGAGCTTCTTGATGATGTGAATGGCCTCGAGGTTTCCGGATCCCTTCAGACGCATCACGGCGTCGACGGCCAGCTGAGAGAAGTGAGCCTTGTGATGAGTCAGCAGTTTGGAGGAGAGCGTCGTCCGGGCGATGTTCAGAAGGTCCTCCTGGAAAGCTGCTGAGTCGTTGCTGCGGAGACGAGTCATAATTAAAGAGGAGTTAAATATGTGGGATTAAAGTCAGAGAAAcgtcttcttttttctgtgtttctaaaGAGTTCTCCTTAGTCTGACCTGTGGTCCACCGCCGCCTCCCTCAGAGCGTCTCTGGCGACCTGCGTTGCTTTCCTCCAGCCGGAGATGATCGTCTGAGGGTGGATCTTCTTGGCGATCAGCAGCTCGGCTTCCTGTTAGAGACATTTATACGAGTGTCAGAATCAGAGGAATATTAAAAACCTGCATTGTGAATGTTTAACTAAAGGGTGAGTTACCCGCAGCAGCTCTGCAGCGAGCACGGTGACGGAGGTCGTCCCGTCGCCGACTTCATCGTCCTGAACCTTAGACATgtcttcaaaaacacaaaacaatataaacatttaattcttgtttttaattgactttGAAACCTGATTGATAGATGTGCAGGTAGAAAGATGTGTAAGACATTTCTAACGGATTAAACTTTAAAGATCTTTAGTTGACATTATGATGATTTACATTACTGGACACGCAGATCCTTTTTTCATTAATCCAAAACAGTTTAGCttataaaacatgacaaaaagcTTCATCAAGTAAAATCTCGTAATCTGTTTAATATCGAGCGTCACTCACCAACCAGGACTTTAGCGGCGGGGTTGTCGACGCCGATGGATTTCAGGATCGTCGCTCCGTCGTTCGTCACCGTCACTGAGCCGCCTTTCCCTCCACCCAGCAAGATCTTATCCTACAGAGACAGCAGATGGAAATAGTATATTTAAT from Eleginops maclovinus isolate JMC-PN-2008 ecotype Puerto Natales chromosome 17, JC_Emac_rtc_rv5, whole genome shotgun sequence harbors:
- the cct2 gene encoding T-complex protein 1 subunit beta isoform X1; translated protein: MASLSMAPINIFKHGADEEKAETARLSSFIGAIAIGDLVKSTLGPKGMDKILLGGGKGGSVTVTNDGATILKSIGVDNPAAKVLVDMSKVQDDEVGDGTTSVTVLAAELLREAELLIAKKIHPQTIISGWRKATQVARDALREAAVDHSNDSAAFQEDLLNIARTTLSSKLLTHHKAHFSQLAVDAVMRLKGSGNLEAIHIIKKLGGSLTDSYLDEGFLLDKKIGVNQPKRMENVNILLANTGMDTDKIKIFGSRVRVDSTAKVAEIEMAEKEKMKEKVDRILKHGINCFINRQLIYNYPEQLFAQAGVMAIEHADFAGVERLALVTGGEITSTFDHPELVKLGHCKLIEEVMIGEDTLIHFSGVAMGEACTIVLRGATQQILDEAERSLHDALCVLAQTVKEPRTVYGGGCSEMLMARVVTDLANRTAGKEAVAMESFAKALMMLPTIIADNAGYDSADLVAQLRAAHQDNKGTWGLDMNEGMVGNMAELGVTESFQVKRQVLLSASEAAEMILRVDNIIKAAPRKRVPDHHPC
- the cct2 gene encoding T-complex protein 1 subunit beta isoform X2, whose product is MAPINIFKHGADEEKAETARLSSFIGAIAIGDLVKSTLGPKGMDKILLGGGKGGSVTVTNDGATILKSIGVDNPAAKVLVDMSKVQDDEVGDGTTSVTVLAAELLREAELLIAKKIHPQTIISGWRKATQVARDALREAAVDHSNDSAAFQEDLLNIARTTLSSKLLTHHKAHFSQLAVDAVMRLKGSGNLEAIHIIKKLGGSLTDSYLDEGFLLDKKIGVNQPKRMENVNILLANTGMDTDKIKIFGSRVRVDSTAKVAEIEMAEKEKMKEKVDRILKHGINCFINRQLIYNYPEQLFAQAGVMAIEHADFAGVERLALVTGGEITSTFDHPELVKLGHCKLIEEVMIGEDTLIHFSGVAMGEACTIVLRGATQQILDEAERSLHDALCVLAQTVKEPRTVYGGGCSEMLMARVVTDLANRTAGKEAVAMESFAKALMMLPTIIADNAGYDSADLVAQLRAAHQDNKGTWGLDMNEGMVGNMAELGVTESFQVKRQVLLSASEAAEMILRVDNIIKAAPRKRVPDHHPC